The proteins below come from a single Faecalibaculum rodentium genomic window:
- a CDS encoding ISL3 family transposase has protein sequence MLNAEKEFMVDFFGLEPGEIEDISYTRQSDKRPILRVILTNDHDPCPDCGCPHPRVKEYIPKKIKYADGAGRDCILLYHARRFKCPACHRTYYEPSPFVQKKGKIADKVVFDILKDLKDYNQTFASVGRKYCVSATTVSNIFDAHVEIPRKKLPSLLCIDEVYAMKTQGSKYVCLLLDFEKQTPVDLLPNRWLPSLLEYMSLIPEEERLGVKAVCFDMYPAYRKMVKACFPNAIGVVDRFHVMQEFTRRLTKVRIRVMNRTRARRERLKEEMKAVESDFPRERYRDDPCWQRISADWQKTSDQYYVLKHFHWLLSKDEDLDIFDPGREGQYNRHFQKYMTLLQLREILLGIDPELEEAVRLKRVLTHMYESGTYDKAGEQLFNETYVAFRNSSIKEMNGFSRTMKEWRDEIFNSFNTVTVEYMVNRRSEYTIKSVRLHNGIIENRNKMIKCMKHNSYGFTNWVRFRNRVMYVLDPKATYSLEPRFGSKAVKKKKNK, from the coding sequence GTGTTGAATGCAGAAAAAGAATTCATGGTGGACTTTTTCGGGCTGGAACCAGGTGAGATCGAGGACATCAGCTATACCAGGCAGTCCGACAAACGACCTATACTGCGTGTCATTCTCACCAATGATCACGATCCTTGCCCTGACTGCGGTTGCCCGCATCCCAGGGTGAAGGAATATATCCCAAAGAAGATCAAATATGCGGATGGAGCTGGCAGGGACTGTATCCTGCTTTATCATGCCAGACGGTTCAAATGCCCAGCCTGCCACCGCACTTACTATGAGCCTTCTCCTTTCGTTCAGAAAAAGGGAAAGATCGCGGATAAAGTCGTATTCGACATATTGAAGGATCTCAAGGACTACAACCAGACCTTCGCTTCGGTAGGCCGCAAATACTGCGTTTCAGCCACCACGGTGTCCAATATCTTCGACGCCCATGTAGAGATCCCCAGGAAGAAGCTACCGTCACTCCTGTGCATAGACGAGGTCTATGCGATGAAGACCCAGGGAAGCAAGTATGTATGTCTGCTCCTTGATTTTGAAAAGCAGACACCTGTGGATCTGCTTCCAAACCGCTGGCTCCCTTCACTGCTTGAATATATGAGTCTGATCCCCGAGGAGGAAAGACTCGGAGTCAAAGCGGTCTGTTTCGATATGTACCCGGCTTACAGGAAAATGGTGAAAGCCTGCTTCCCCAACGCCATTGGCGTGGTGGACAGGTTCCATGTGATGCAGGAATTCACCCGCAGGCTGACAAAAGTCAGGATCCGGGTCATGAACAGGACCAGAGCCAGGCGGGAAAGGCTGAAGGAAGAAATGAAGGCCGTGGAAAGCGACTTCCCAAGGGAAAGATACCGGGACGATCCGTGCTGGCAGAGGATATCCGCTGACTGGCAGAAAACCTCTGACCAGTATTATGTACTGAAGCATTTCCACTGGCTCCTCTCAAAAGATGAGGATCTGGATATCTTTGACCCAGGGAGAGAAGGACAATACAACCGACATTTTCAAAAATATATGACGCTCCTGCAGCTGCGGGAGATTCTTCTGGGTATCGACCCTGAACTGGAAGAAGCAGTGCGTTTGAAAAGGGTTTTGACTCACATGTATGAGTCGGGAACATATGATAAAGCAGGAGAACAGCTGTTCAACGAAACTTATGTAGCGTTCAGGAACAGTTCCATCAAAGAGATGAACGGATTCTCCAGAACGATGAAGGAATGGAGAGATGAGATCTTCAATTCCTTCAACACAGTGACTGTTGAATACATGGTCAACAGGAGGAGCGAATATACGATCAAAAGCGTAAGGCTCCACAACGGGATCATTGAGAACCGCAACAAAATGATCAAGTGCATGAAACACAATTCCTATGGCTTTACCAACTGGGTCAGGTTCAGGAATCGTGTAATGTATGTGCTCGATCCAAAAGCGACATATTCTCTGGAGCCCAGGTTCGGCAGTAAGGCTGTGAAAAAGAAGAAAAACAAGTAG
- the ltrA gene encoding group II intron reverse transcriptase/maturase, which produces MNQTRLIQPEDLSTQEIFSMENLTNACRQVRRNNGAAGVDGVKARELPACPGEYWERLREQILGRSYKPLPAKRTDIPKPDGSLRGLNVPAARDRVIQACLANYLDYRKDFEMSNSSYGFRKNRRCEQAILKGLEFMNDGYDWIVDIDLRKFFDTVDQDRLIRLIDNLFHNRDVTSLTRKFVRAGVMIDGRLVRTERGIPQGGPLSPVLANIYLDQADKELESRGLRFTRYADDMLIYVKSEAAANRVMKSFSNYLEKKLKLEVNASKSKVARPDEVKYLGFGFKRNKREWKAIPHEKSIHEFEQKIMKLTKRNWSVSLEERIEKINQVIRGWSNYFRCAWLYKETVRKLDSKLRRRIRAIIWKQWKSIRKKEESLIKLGCPRDKAHSYACARQGYVRCAITFLNKYIRNIHLKKKGLLSMEEYFDTVAVRFMKTFVRTAQCRTARWVV; this is translated from the coding sequence ATGAACCAGACCAGACTGATACAGCCGGAAGACCTGAGCACACAGGAAATCTTCTCCATGGAGAACCTGACCAATGCGTGCAGACAGGTACGGCGAAACAATGGAGCTGCAGGGGTAGATGGAGTCAAAGCCAGAGAACTTCCTGCCTGCCCCGGAGAGTATTGGGAGCGACTGCGGGAACAGATACTGGGCCGCAGTTATAAACCACTGCCAGCCAAAAGGACCGATATCCCGAAACCGGATGGGAGCCTGCGGGGGCTCAATGTCCCGGCTGCCAGAGATAGAGTCATACAGGCCTGTCTGGCAAACTATCTGGATTACAGGAAGGACTTCGAGATGAGCAACAGCTCATACGGGTTCAGGAAGAACAGGAGATGTGAACAGGCGATACTGAAAGGCCTTGAGTTCATGAACGACGGGTATGACTGGATCGTCGACATCGACCTGAGGAAATTCTTCGACACGGTGGACCAGGACAGACTGATACGACTGATAGACAACCTGTTCCATAACAGGGACGTCACGTCGCTGACAAGGAAGTTCGTCAGAGCGGGAGTCATGATAGACGGAAGGCTTGTCAGGACAGAAAGAGGCATCCCGCAGGGAGGGCCGCTTTCGCCGGTACTGGCCAACATCTATCTGGACCAGGCAGACAAGGAACTGGAAAGCAGAGGGCTGAGATTCACGAGATACGCAGACGATATGCTCATCTATGTGAAATCGGAAGCCGCCGCCAACAGAGTGATGAAGTCATTCAGCAACTATCTTGAAAAGAAGCTGAAGCTGGAAGTGAATGCTTCAAAATCGAAAGTGGCCAGACCGGATGAAGTGAAATATCTGGGGTTTGGCTTCAAAAGGAACAAAAGGGAATGGAAGGCGATACCGCATGAGAAGTCCATTCATGAGTTCGAGCAGAAGATAATGAAGCTGACAAAACGGAACTGGAGCGTATCTCTTGAGGAGAGGATTGAAAAAATCAATCAGGTCATCAGGGGATGGAGCAATTATTTCAGGTGTGCATGGCTGTATAAAGAAACGGTGCGCAAACTGGACAGCAAGCTCCGGAGAAGAATCAGGGCCATCATCTGGAAGCAGTGGAAAAGCATCAGGAAAAAAGAAGAGAGCCTCATCAAACTGGGATGTCCCAGAGACAAGGCTCACTCATATGCGTGTGCACGACAGGGATATGTCCGTTGTGCAATCACATTCCTGAACAAGTATATCAGAAATATACACCTGAAAAAGAAAGGCCTTCTATCCATGGAGGAATACTTCGATACGGTGGCAGTAAGGTTCATGAAAACATTTGTACGAACCGCCCAGTGCCGAACGGCACGCTGGGTGGTGTGA
- the purH gene encoding bifunctional phosphoribosylaminoimidazolecarboxamide formyltransferase/IMP cyclohydrolase: MKRALISVSDKTGLGDFARGLEELGYEIISTGGTKRALEEAGLNVIGISDVTGFPEIMDGRVKTLHPNVHGALLCVRDNPEHVKQIRDLGIQDIDMVVVNLYPFRETVQKPGVSHEEIIENIDIGGPSMLRSASKNYRFIPVICDPADYEQVLQELRENGETAAETREHLAAKVFRHTARYDAMIADYLTKKTGEQFPESMTITFDKVQDLRYGENPHQNAAFYKGMNPQYSLANAVQLHGKELSYNNIQDGNAAIEILKDFQGQPAAVGLKHMNPCGVGIGNTISEAWDKAYEADPVSIFGGIVALNEPVDEELAEKLSKIFLEIIIAPDFTPEALEILERKKNIRLMKLDTTLEPSNTKKYTNVNDGLLVQDMDVKSVTADELECVTDRKPTEEELRQLLFGWKVVKHVKSNAIVLVKDDMTIGVGAGQMNRVGAAKIAIEQAGPKASGSVMASDAFFPMPDTVEAAAAAGVTAIIQPGGSIKDQLSIDACNQAGIAMVFTGVRHFKH, translated from the coding sequence ATGAAACGAGCTCTCATCAGCGTATCGGACAAGACAGGACTGGGGGATTTTGCCCGGGGACTGGAAGAACTGGGGTATGAAATCATTTCCACGGGCGGTACAAAACGGGCCCTGGAGGAAGCGGGTCTGAATGTCATCGGCATTTCCGATGTGACAGGGTTCCCGGAAATCATGGATGGCCGGGTGAAGACGCTGCATCCGAATGTCCACGGCGCCCTGCTGTGTGTCCGGGACAATCCCGAGCATGTGAAGCAGATCCGGGACCTGGGGATCCAGGACATCGACATGGTGGTGGTGAATCTGTATCCCTTCCGGGAAACGGTGCAGAAACCCGGCGTATCTCATGAAGAGATCATAGAAAACATCGACATCGGTGGCCCGAGCATGCTGCGGTCGGCGTCCAAGAACTACCGGTTCATTCCCGTGATCTGCGATCCGGCGGATTATGAGCAGGTGCTGCAGGAGCTGCGGGAAAACGGCGAGACAGCTGCTGAAACCCGGGAACACCTGGCGGCGAAGGTCTTCCGGCACACTGCACGGTATGATGCGATGATTGCGGATTACCTGACGAAGAAAACCGGCGAACAGTTCCCGGAGAGCATGACGATCACGTTCGACAAGGTGCAGGATCTGCGGTACGGTGAAAACCCGCATCAGAATGCGGCGTTCTACAAGGGAATGAATCCGCAGTACTCCCTGGCCAATGCCGTGCAGCTGCATGGCAAGGAGCTGTCATACAACAACATTCAGGACGGCAACGCGGCGATCGAGATCCTGAAGGATTTCCAGGGACAGCCGGCGGCTGTGGGCCTGAAGCACATGAATCCCTGCGGCGTGGGCATCGGGAACACGATCAGCGAAGCCTGGGACAAGGCCTATGAGGCAGACCCGGTTTCCATCTTTGGCGGCATTGTGGCGCTGAATGAACCGGTGGATGAGGAACTGGCGGAAAAGCTGTCCAAAATCTTCCTGGAGATCATCATTGCTCCGGACTTCACACCCGAAGCGCTGGAGATCCTGGAGCGGAAGAAAAACATCCGGCTAATGAAGCTCGACACCACGCTGGAGCCCAGCAACACGAAGAAATACACAAATGTCAACGACGGCCTGCTGGTACAGGACATGGATGTGAAAAGCGTCACGGCAGACGAACTGGAGTGTGTGACGGACAGAAAGCCCACGGAGGAAGAACTCCGGCAGCTGCTCTTTGGCTGGAAGGTTGTGAAGCACGTGAAGTCCAATGCCATCGTCCTGGTCAAGGACGACATGACGATCGGCGTGGGTGCCGGTCAGATGAACCGTGTGGGGGCTGCAAAAATTGCCATCGAACAGGCCGGCCCGAAGGCATCCGGGTCGGTTATGGCATCCGATGCGTTCTTCCCCATGCCTGATACGGTGGAAGCGGCTGCCGCTGCCGGTGTCACGGCCATTATTCAGCCGGGTGGGTCCATCAAGGACCAGCTCTCCATCGATGCATGCAACCAGGCCGGCATTGCCATGGTATTCACGGGCGTTCGCCATTTCAAACACTGA
- the tnpB gene encoding IS66 family insertion sequence element accessory protein TnpB (TnpB, as the term is used for proteins encoded by IS66 family insertion elements, is considered an accessory protein, since TnpC, encoded by a neighboring gene, is a DDE family transposase.) codes for MTGLDDISRLYLVTEPVDFRKGIDGLGTYVQSILNTDPFQNAMFVFTNKRHNKLKLLHYDGTGFWLLHKQLSKGTFKWRMSSPDPFLQISPQQLDWLLEGLDINQKRAFRHVMPQYI; via the coding sequence ATGACTGGACTTGATGATATTTCCCGATTATACCTGGTCACTGAACCTGTGGACTTTCGCAAAGGCATAGATGGACTGGGTACATACGTCCAGTCGATCCTGAACACTGATCCATTCCAGAATGCAATGTTCGTCTTCACCAACAAACGACACAACAAGCTTAAGCTCCTCCATTATGACGGTACAGGGTTCTGGCTCCTTCACAAGCAGCTGAGCAAAGGAACCTTCAAATGGCGGATGAGTTCCCCGGATCCGTTTCTGCAGATCTCCCCACAGCAGCTGGACTGGCTTTTGGAAGGACTGGACATAAACCAGAAGCGGGCTTTCAGGCATGTGATGCCTCAATATATCTAG
- a CDS encoding PadR family transcriptional regulator has protein sequence MLIQTGGGLLEMCVLAVLDREDLYGYRLTRQVRQVLDVSESALYPVLRRLKKEGLLETYDTEMDGRNRRYYRMTAAGRERLTQYCSEWRQLTAGIDRILEGEWQDDKT, from the coding sequence ATGCTGATACAGACAGGAGGCGGACTGCTGGAGATGTGTGTGCTGGCAGTTCTTGACCGGGAAGATCTTTACGGATACCGGCTCACCAGACAGGTTCGGCAGGTGCTGGATGTATCCGAGTCGGCATTGTATCCCGTGCTCCGGCGGCTGAAAAAAGAAGGACTGCTGGAGACCTATGACACGGAAATGGATGGCCGCAACCGGCGGTACTACCGGATGACGGCAGCAGGAAGGGAAAGGCTGACGCAGTACTGCAGTGAATGGCGTCAGCTGACAGCCGGGATAGACCGGATACTGGAAGGAGAGTGGCAGGATGACAAAACGTGA
- the purN gene encoding phosphoribosylglycinamide formyltransferase, whose amino-acid sequence MTKRAAVFVSGSGTNLEALLKRQEAGDLEAQIVTVISDRPDAFGLTRARDHGISSHYVQAKGRDKKDYESEVLDILRRAEVELIILAGYMRFVGPTLLAAYPNAIINIHPAYLPEFPGAHGILDAWNAGVKETGVTVHYVDEGVDTGPVILQERVPVPESGGLEALEAAVHAKEYDLFWRAVNQAVHDQD is encoded by the coding sequence ATGACGAAACGGGCGGCTGTCTTTGTCTCCGGCAGCGGCACAAATCTGGAGGCGCTGCTGAAAAGGCAGGAAGCCGGTGATCTGGAGGCACAGATCGTCACTGTGATCAGCGACCGGCCTGATGCCTTTGGCCTGACAAGAGCGAGAGACCATGGCATTTCCTCGCATTACGTTCAGGCAAAGGGGCGGGACAAGAAGGACTACGAGTCGGAGGTCCTGGACATTCTCCGCAGAGCGGAGGTCGAACTGATCATTCTGGCCGGCTATATGCGGTTTGTCGGCCCCACACTGCTGGCGGCTTACCCGAATGCCATCATCAACATTCACCCGGCGTATCTGCCGGAATTTCCGGGGGCACACGGGATCCTGGATGCCTGGAATGCGGGCGTGAAGGAAACCGGTGTGACGGTTCATTATGTGGATGAAGGCGTGGATACCGGACCGGTGATTCTGCAGGAGCGGGTACCGGTGCCGGAAAGCGGCGGACTGGAGGCTCTGGAAGCCGCGGTCCATGCAAAGGAATACGATCTGTTCTGGCGGGCGGTGAACCAGGCTGTCCATGATCAGGACTGA
- the purM gene encoding phosphoribosylformylglycinamidine cyclo-ligase: MAEQYEKAGVSLEAGYESVRRIRSHVDRTRIRGAQDSIGAFGGLFDLSCYGMKEPVLVSGTDGVGTKLLIAFAMDKHDTIGIDAVAMCVNDVLVQGARPLFFLDYIAVGKNHPEVIEQIVKGVADGCVDAQCALIGGETAEMPDMYDVHHYDVAGFCVGAADKKDIRTGEHIADGDVLIGLPSTGVHSNGFSLVRKVLFKDAKLDPHQKMEELDGRELGEVLLTPTRIYVRPVLKVLEEIDVHGMSHITGGGFFENIPRMLKDGQGVRIEKDSFPRPEIFDVIAKYGSIDEEEMYNVFNMGIGFIMAVKPEDAARTQQILADMGETSYVIGEVTESGKVEIE; the protein is encoded by the coding sequence ATGGCAGAACAGTATGAAAAAGCCGGTGTGAGTCTGGAAGCCGGCTATGAATCCGTGCGGCGGATCCGCAGTCATGTCGACAGAACCAGAATCAGGGGAGCACAGGATTCCATCGGGGCCTTCGGGGGATTGTTTGATCTTTCCTGCTACGGAATGAAGGAACCGGTGCTGGTTTCCGGCACAGATGGCGTCGGAACCAAGCTTCTGATTGCCTTTGCCATGGACAAACATGACACCATTGGCATCGACGCTGTGGCCATGTGTGTCAATGATGTGCTCGTGCAGGGTGCCCGGCCGCTGTTTTTCCTGGATTACATTGCGGTGGGAAAGAACCACCCGGAAGTGATCGAGCAGATCGTCAAGGGTGTGGCAGATGGCTGTGTCGACGCACAGTGTGCCCTGATTGGCGGCGAGACCGCGGAAATGCCGGACATGTATGATGTGCATCACTATGATGTAGCCGGATTCTGTGTGGGAGCGGCGGACAAAAAAGATATTCGTACCGGAGAACACATTGCGGACGGTGATGTGCTGATCGGCCTGCCATCCACCGGTGTGCACTCCAACGGTTTTTCCCTGGTCCGCAAGGTTCTGTTCAAGGATGCCAAACTGGATCCTCACCAGAAGATGGAGGAACTGGATGGCCGTGAACTGGGAGAGGTGCTGCTGACTCCCACCAGGATCTATGTCCGTCCGGTCCTGAAGGTTCTGGAGGAAATTGATGTGCACGGCATGTCTCACATTACCGGAGGCGGATTCTTTGAGAACATTCCCCGGATGCTGAAGGATGGACAGGGTGTGCGGATCGAAAAGGACAGCTTCCCGCGGCCGGAGATTTTCGATGTCATTGCCAAATACGGCAGCATCGACGAAGAGGAAATGTACAACGTCTTCAACATGGGCATCGGCTTCATCATGGCGGTGAAACCTGAAGACGCCGCCCGGACGCAGCAGATCCTGGCGGATATGGGTGAAACCAGTTACGTCATCGGCGAGGTCACGGAATCCGGGAAGGTAGAAATCGAATGA
- a CDS encoding DUF1700 domain-containing protein, with translation MTKREYLEILEKNLQGIGQEETGDILDYVAEYFDEAGEKEALEALGSPESCARQMKADLVAQVPPLPQGLRMAGQPAGSRSQNPYRQDTYQGHGEYTSRRTGGSTSGQPSYAAGIRSAAHTERRNLWILILGILSLPLSLPLAACVLCLLLAAALVILALLLALVVICAAGLFSACVMLWKMFALLPADPAGSLYLLGTVMAGLGLFCLGTAGLWWVFRNGFPMLVEKLSTLYRRLKEKGKGKNCA, from the coding sequence ATGACAAAACGTGAGTACCTGGAGATCCTGGAAAAAAACCTGCAGGGGATTGGACAGGAGGAGACCGGCGATATCCTGGACTATGTGGCGGAATATTTTGATGAGGCAGGGGAAAAGGAAGCCCTGGAGGCGCTGGGATCACCGGAGAGCTGTGCCCGTCAGATGAAGGCAGATCTCGTGGCTCAGGTACCTCCGCTGCCACAGGGTCTGAGGATGGCCGGGCAGCCGGCAGGATCCCGAAGCCAGAATCCATACAGACAGGACACATATCAGGGACATGGGGAGTATACATCCCGGAGGACCGGAGGATCCACATCCGGCCAGCCTTCGTATGCTGCCGGAATCCGGTCAGCAGCACATACGGAGAGACGGAATCTCTGGATCCTGATACTCGGAATTCTTTCCCTTCCGCTGTCCCTGCCTCTGGCAGCCTGTGTTCTTTGCCTGCTGCTTGCAGCGGCTCTGGTCATCCTGGCTCTGCTTCTGGCCCTGGTCGTGATCTGTGCAGCAGGGCTGTTCAGCGCCTGTGTGATGCTCTGGAAAATGTTCGCTTTGCTTCCTGCAGACCCCGCCGGTTCTTTGTATCTTCTGGGGACCGTAATGGCAGGTCTGGGGCTGTTCTGTCTGGGAACCGCGGGGCTCTGGTGGGTCTTCCGGAATGGATTTCCCATGCTGGTTGAGAAACTTTCGACGCTGTATCGCCGGCTGAAAGAGAAAGGAAAGGGAAAAAACTGTGCGTAA
- a CDS encoding DUF6431 domain-containing protein translates to MIMVPGNHPEINSSFQNGYQKTCNRFFAGTRKCPDCHDGKLYRHGSYLRSFESPVNGVRDEVLIQRAKCSVCGKTHALIPAELVPFSRVPLLAQFLIAVMAGLFKGPDRTLRQAECELARYALPPVVIRYISKHIAQYWSDFLSLFLDATLEELCLLAWKDRNKQLFQMSRYEIAQSFPPFHTAFMTHPVSSAMMTS, encoded by the coding sequence ATGATCATGGTACCGGGAAATCACCCTGAAATCAATTCATCTTTCCAGAATGGATATCAAAAAACTTGTAACAGGTTCTTCGCTGGTACCAGGAAATGCCCTGATTGCCATGATGGTAAGCTGTACCGTCATGGTTCCTATCTCCGCAGTTTCGAAAGTCCCGTAAACGGCGTTCGTGACGAGGTGCTGATCCAGCGTGCAAAATGTTCCGTATGCGGTAAAACTCATGCCCTCATCCCCGCTGAACTTGTTCCCTTCTCCCGCGTTCCGCTGCTGGCACAATTCCTGATAGCGGTCATGGCCGGCCTGTTCAAAGGCCCTGATCGCACTCTCCGTCAGGCAGAGTGCGAACTTGCCCGTTACGCTTTGCCTCCTGTCGTGATCCGCTATATCTCCAAACACATCGCCCAATACTGGTCTGATTTCCTTTCACTATTCTTAGACGCCACGCTGGAGGAATTGTGTCTTTTAGCCTGGAAAGACAGGAATAAACAACTTTTCCAAATGTCTAGATATGAGATCGCACAAAGTTTTCCACCATTCCACACAGCTTTTATGACTCACCCCGTATCCTCTGCGATGATGACATCGTGA
- the tnpC gene encoding IS66 family transposase, whose amino-acid sequence MDFLSSFDFENYTRKSMKESLESLDHDDLVDAALFLADNLFLKDQINRKAAMDRFASKSEQLFISLFNEAEEIASTSSPEDLDESAVLETVSKERPASPKKRRSMKEKAKALPEKIIDVYPDAGKDPVCPVCGTAMKELKPTVHRTIKYVPQRLYVEVEVDHNYVCPKGCEDEDGKPVMIPAARKEAPLLENTMSSPSLVSHIIAQKTVMGLPLYRQEQDWQRRGFNLSRSIMASWMIRSSQIYGEALVDRMIQDFRECDVVHMDETVLKCLEVSRDQDRTNCYMIVGVSAEHEARQMVIYQFKKSRAQKFVWEFLGEGFEKALMSDGFEGYDNYTAAIHLSCMAHARRHLYDAVKIRADYQTFKNLPDDTEMKLKHIRENPALGILLEPLGNINRLYEVESRAKKKKLSREEVYELRQKESKPLFDQVIAGMERIARSFDSGSKAVKGANYFLKRKDSLALYLEDGNYPIDNNLAERMVKPFVIGRKGFLFADTEAGAEATAVWYSLSQSAIMNGLVPEKYIEYVLTRLKNEGIREEVLEDLLPYSRTLPGHLYKK is encoded by the coding sequence ATGGACTTCTTATCTTCTTTTGACTTCGAAAACTACACCCGCAAATCCATGAAAGAAAGCCTCGAATCTCTGGATCATGATGACCTGGTCGATGCCGCTCTCTTCCTGGCCGACAACCTGTTCCTGAAAGACCAGATCAACAGGAAGGCGGCCATGGACCGCTTCGCTTCCAAAAGCGAGCAGCTTTTCATATCCCTGTTCAACGAGGCGGAAGAGATCGCATCCACGTCTTCTCCCGAAGACCTGGATGAATCAGCTGTCCTGGAAACTGTGAGCAAAGAGAGACCGGCGTCCCCCAAAAAGCGCAGATCCATGAAGGAGAAAGCAAAGGCGCTTCCTGAAAAGATCATCGATGTGTATCCGGATGCAGGCAAGGACCCGGTGTGCCCTGTATGTGGCACAGCCATGAAGGAGCTGAAACCGACTGTACACCGGACCATCAAATACGTTCCGCAGCGCCTCTATGTCGAAGTGGAAGTGGATCATAATTATGTCTGCCCCAAAGGTTGTGAAGATGAGGATGGAAAGCCTGTGATGATCCCGGCTGCCCGCAAAGAAGCACCGCTTCTGGAGAATACGATGTCTTCGCCTTCTCTTGTGTCCCACATCATAGCCCAGAAAACAGTCATGGGACTGCCTCTTTACAGACAGGAACAAGACTGGCAGCGAAGAGGATTCAACCTCAGCAGGAGTATCATGGCCAGCTGGATGATCCGTTCTTCCCAGATCTATGGAGAAGCTCTGGTGGACAGGATGATACAGGATTTCAGGGAATGTGATGTGGTCCATATGGATGAGACCGTACTGAAATGCCTGGAAGTGAGTCGGGATCAGGATCGGACGAACTGTTACATGATCGTCGGGGTCAGCGCAGAGCATGAAGCCAGACAGATGGTCATATATCAGTTCAAGAAGAGCAGGGCCCAGAAGTTCGTATGGGAATTCCTGGGAGAAGGATTCGAAAAGGCCCTGATGTCAGACGGATTCGAAGGCTACGATAATTACACAGCAGCCATCCATCTGAGTTGTATGGCCCATGCGAGGCGGCATCTGTATGATGCGGTGAAGATCCGTGCAGACTACCAGACATTCAAGAATCTGCCAGACGATACAGAAATGAAACTGAAACATATCAGGGAGAATCCGGCACTGGGGATCCTGTTGGAGCCACTTGGGAACATCAACAGGCTTTATGAGGTGGAGAGCAGAGCGAAAAAGAAGAAACTGAGTCGGGAAGAAGTATACGAACTGAGGCAGAAAGAGTCTAAACCGCTTTTTGACCAGGTGATCGCAGGAATGGAGCGGATCGCCCGGAGTTTTGATAGTGGTTCGAAAGCAGTAAAGGGAGCAAACTACTTCCTGAAAAGGAAAGACTCGCTGGCCCTTTATCTGGAGGATGGGAACTATCCGATCGACAATAACCTGGCGGAGCGGATGGTGAAGCCGTTCGTGATAGGCCGGAAGGGGTTCCTGTTTGCGGACACGGAAGCAGGAGCGGAAGCAACAGCAGTATGGTACAGTCTGAGCCAATCGGCAATCATGAATGGGCTGGTGCCTGAGAAGTACATCGAATATGTGCTGACAAGGCTGAAGAACGAAGGGATCAGAGAGGAAGTACTCGAAGACCTGCTTCCATACTCCAGGACACTTCCAGGACATCTGTATAAGAAATAG
- the rd gene encoding rubredoxin yields MDKYVCTVCGYIYDPAEGDPDNGVAPGTAFADIPDSWVCPVCGVPKSDFEKMD; encoded by the coding sequence ATGGATAAATATGTATGCACAGTCTGCGGGTATATCTACGACCCGGCGGAAGGCGATCCTGACAACGGCGTGGCTCCCGGAACTGCATTTGCAGATATCCCCGATTCCTGGGTATGCCCGGTTTGCGGCGTTCCCAAATCCGATTTTGAGAAAATGGACTGA